Proteins encoded by one window of Xanthomonas sp. DAR 80977:
- a CDS encoding bactofilin family protein has protein sequence MSIWKDQGTPRKDGLPLPGTPAAAAVPEPRPAADPAIGESAAAVAAAAPTPVRAAPPAAKESLIAADITIEGKIEGAGHIRIAGKFKGDVNVQGDLTIETGAKLSGGVRANKVIIAGELEGNIESASQVELLASGALIGDVKAGSLTVASGARMRGQADFGWEDDKGRKGGKATEPDAGA, from the coding sequence ATGTCCATCTGGAAAGATCAGGGTACCCCGCGCAAGGACGGCCTGCCGCTGCCCGGCACGCCCGCGGCCGCTGCCGTGCCCGAACCGCGTCCGGCCGCCGACCCGGCGATCGGCGAGTCCGCCGCAGCGGTCGCCGCCGCCGCCCCCACCCCCGTGCGCGCCGCACCGCCGGCGGCGAAGGAGTCGCTGATCGCTGCCGACATCACCATCGAGGGCAAGATCGAAGGCGCCGGCCATATCCGCATCGCCGGCAAGTTCAAGGGCGACGTCAACGTGCAGGGCGACCTGACCATCGAGACCGGAGCCAAGCTCAGCGGCGGCGTGCGCGCCAACAAGGTGATCATCGCCGGCGAGCTGGAAGGCAATATCGAATCGGCCTCGCAGGTGGAGTTGCTGGCGTCCGGCGCGTTGATCGGCGACGTCAAGGCCGGTTCGCTGACCGTGGCCTCCGGCGCGCGGATGCGCGGCCAGGCCGACTTCGGCTGGGAAGACGACAAGGGCCGCAAGGGCGGCAAGGCCACGGAGCCCGACGCCGGCGCATGA
- a CDS encoding acyl-CoA dehydrogenase family protein, which translates to MGGRCMQTELPAFATHVVDNQPPPFEPRDLWADDAVLRAAVAREGGDAFAAQLATYGALAGDTLYRLGFDANRDRPRLRTHDRYGQRIDTVDFHPAYHQLLAAAKTHGVAGLSWHTPQPGAHVARAALSYLHHQAEAGTSCPLTMTHAAVAVLRQEPALRDWADKAAAPHYDPRDVPIADKAGITLGMGMTEKQGGSDVRSNATVATPLGGEGEYALVGHKWFFSAPMSDGFLVLAQAPGGLSCFLLPRRLPDGRLNALRLMRLKDKLGDWSNASSEVEFAGAWAQRIGEEGRGVARIIGMVMLTRLDCMLAAAAQMRMALAQALHHARHRLAFGKRLVEQPLMRNVLADLALESEAATAFAMRVARAVDAAERDPAEAAFARIATALGKYWLCKRAAAFVNEAQECLGGAGYVEESILPRLYRQAPLNSIWEGSGNIQCLDVLRALTREPASAAALLAELETAAGSDPDYDKALDALRAPLAGNGEVDEYAARRIAERIALALQAALLLCSASPAAEAFVRSRLAGAHGLAFGTLEGDVPVEELLAHALP; encoded by the coding sequence CTGGGAGGGAGATGCATGCAAACCGAACTGCCCGCCTTCGCCACGCACGTGGTCGACAACCAGCCGCCGCCGTTCGAGCCGCGCGACCTGTGGGCCGACGATGCGGTGCTGCGCGCCGCGGTCGCGCGCGAAGGCGGCGACGCGTTCGCCGCGCAGCTGGCGACGTACGGCGCGCTGGCCGGCGACACGCTGTACCGGCTCGGCTTCGACGCCAACCGCGACCGGCCGCGGCTGCGCACGCACGATCGCTATGGGCAGCGCATCGACACGGTCGACTTCCATCCGGCCTATCACCAGTTGCTGGCGGCGGCGAAGACGCACGGCGTGGCCGGCCTGTCCTGGCACACGCCGCAGCCGGGCGCGCATGTGGCGCGGGCGGCGCTGAGCTACCTGCACCACCAGGCCGAGGCCGGCACCAGTTGTCCGCTGACCATGACCCATGCCGCGGTCGCGGTGCTGCGCCAGGAACCGGCGCTGCGCGACTGGGCGGACAAGGCCGCCGCGCCGCACTACGACCCGCGCGACGTGCCGATCGCCGACAAGGCCGGCATCACCCTGGGCATGGGCATGACCGAGAAGCAGGGCGGCTCGGACGTGCGCAGCAACGCCACCGTCGCCACGCCGCTGGGCGGCGAGGGCGAGTACGCCTTGGTCGGGCACAAGTGGTTCTTCTCCGCGCCGATGTCCGACGGCTTCCTGGTGCTGGCGCAGGCGCCGGGCGGGCTGAGCTGTTTCCTGCTGCCGCGGCGCCTGCCCGACGGCCGGCTCAACGCGCTGCGCCTGATGCGGCTGAAGGACAAGCTCGGCGACTGGTCGAACGCGTCCAGCGAGGTGGAGTTCGCCGGCGCCTGGGCGCAGCGCATCGGCGAGGAAGGGCGCGGCGTGGCGCGCATCATCGGCATGGTGATGCTGACCCGGCTGGACTGCATGCTCGCCGCCGCCGCGCAGATGCGCATGGCGCTGGCGCAGGCGCTGCATCACGCGCGGCACCGCCTCGCGTTCGGCAAGCGCCTGGTCGAGCAGCCGCTGATGCGCAACGTGCTCGCCGACCTGGCGCTCGAGTCCGAGGCCGCCACCGCGTTCGCCATGCGCGTGGCGCGCGCGGTGGATGCGGCCGAGCGCGATCCGGCCGAAGCCGCGTTCGCGCGCATCGCCACCGCGCTGGGCAAGTACTGGCTGTGCAAGCGCGCAGCGGCCTTCGTCAACGAAGCGCAGGAATGCCTCGGCGGTGCCGGCTATGTCGAGGAATCGATCCTGCCGCGGCTGTACCGGCAGGCGCCGTTGAATTCGATCTGGGAAGGCAGCGGCAACATCCAGTGCCTGGACGTGCTGCGTGCGCTGACGCGCGAGCCGGCCAGCGCGGCGGCGTTGCTGGCCGAGCTGGAAACCGCGGCCGGCAGCGACCCGGACTACGACAAGGCGCTGGACGCGCTGCGCGCGCCGCTGGCCGGCAACGGCGAGGTGGACGAATACGCCGCGCGGCGCATCGCCGAACGCATCGCGCTGGCCCTGCAGGCCGCGCTGCTGCTGTGCAGCGCCAGTCCCGCTGCCGAGGCGTTCGTGCGCAGTCGTCTGGCCGGCGCGCACGGGCTGGCGTTCGGGACGCTGGAGGGGGATGTGCCGGTGGAGGAACTGCTGGCGCATGCCTTGCCGTAA
- a CDS encoding ligase-associated DNA damage response exonuclease, translating to MPKPASQDLVVLRPEGLYCPAGDFHIDPWRPVPRAVITHGHGDHARAGMGEYHCAAASLPILRWRLGEQAYRAYDYGERFALGAAQVSLHPAGHVLGSAQVRIAVDGEVWVASGDYKRQPDPTCAAFEVVRCDTFITEATFGLPVYRWPDTATVAREIVAWRRECAARGEAAVLFCYALGKAQRVLAELQPWDDQPALLHGAVAAGVAVYREAGVAMLETRPVAELDKRADYAGQLVLAPPSAAGSPWLRRFRHAQLGFASGWMRLRGNRRRRNYDRGFVVSDHADWPDLLRTIAETGAQRVIATHGNTDAIIRALNERGVAAEAFRTDYGAEE from the coding sequence ATGCCGAAACCCGCCTCCCAGGACCTGGTGGTGCTGCGCCCGGAAGGGCTGTACTGCCCCGCCGGCGACTTCCATATCGATCCCTGGCGCCCGGTGCCGCGCGCGGTCATCACCCACGGCCACGGCGACCACGCGCGCGCCGGCATGGGCGAATACCACTGCGCCGCGGCCAGCCTGCCGATCCTGCGCTGGCGGCTGGGCGAGCAGGCGTATCGCGCCTACGACTACGGCGAACGCTTCGCGCTGGGCGCCGCGCAGGTGTCGCTGCATCCGGCCGGGCACGTGCTCGGCTCGGCGCAGGTGCGCATCGCCGTGGATGGCGAGGTGTGGGTGGCCTCGGGCGACTACAAGCGCCAGCCCGACCCGACCTGCGCCGCGTTCGAAGTGGTGCGCTGCGACACCTTCATCACCGAGGCCACCTTCGGCCTGCCGGTATACCGCTGGCCGGACACCGCTACGGTGGCGCGCGAGATCGTCGCCTGGCGCCGCGAATGCGCCGCGCGCGGCGAGGCCGCGGTGCTGTTCTGCTACGCGCTGGGCAAGGCGCAGCGGGTGCTGGCCGAACTGCAGCCGTGGGACGACCAGCCGGCGCTGCTGCATGGCGCCGTAGCGGCCGGGGTGGCGGTGTACCGCGAGGCCGGGGTGGCAATGCTGGAGACGCGGCCGGTCGCCGAGCTGGACAAGCGCGCCGACTACGCCGGGCAACTGGTGCTGGCGCCGCCGTCGGCGGCGGGCAGCCCGTGGCTGCGCCGCTTCCGCCACGCGCAACTCGGCTTCGCCTCGGGCTGGATGCGGCTGCGCGGCAACCGCCGCCGGCGCAACTACGACCGCGGCTTCGTGGTCTCCGACCATGCGGACTGGCCGGACCTGCTGCGCACCATCGCCGAGACCGGCGCGCAGCGGGTCATCGCCACCCACGGCAACACCGACGCGATCATCCGCGCCCTGAACGAACGCGGCGTGGCCGCCGAGGCGTTCCGCACCGACTACGGTGCCGAGGAATGA